A stretch of Gemmobacter fulvus DNA encodes these proteins:
- a CDS encoding vWA domain-containing protein — protein MMAAALTAAGPVQAETPATIIVMDGSGSMWGQIDGRPKLEIARETVAGVLTQIPAEQELGLLAYGHREKGNCGDIELMVPPAPGTAGQIRDAVNAMRFLGKTPLSDAVRQAAEALRSGEEAATVVLVTDGLETCAADPCALGQELEAAGLNFTAHVIGFGLSEAEGAQVSCLADTTGGRYFEAANANDLAEALRATVTAPPSPPVPPKPRRYFPGAPMMAAIALAPTGGTTGAPAGMPAAFAFPPDGTAEQCNALCAGDALCAAWRYDPGATAQCTGFGASTEMDYTTQGLGDGWASGIKDGVLMLVRPYVPQEPLPEATLDAPETAPIGQSVAVGWTGPAAELDTIEIGLPGDGERWTWAYVANGNPVSLLMPGEPGNYELRYRFRDHTVIATRAIVATDAPVTMTAPAQVRAGSEMSITWIGPNAPQDNIQIAEAGSDSYISYAYVNAGNPLTMTAPDTPGQYELRYKLSDTEVIATRPLEVLPPDAPLPGANP, from the coding sequence ATGATGGCAGCAGCGCTGACGGCAGCCGGGCCAGTGCAGGCCGAAACCCCGGCGACGATCATCGTCATGGACGGATCAGGCTCCATGTGGGGCCAGATCGATGGGCGGCCCAAGCTGGAGATTGCGCGCGAAACCGTGGCCGGGGTGCTGACACAGATCCCGGCAGAACAGGAACTGGGCCTTCTGGCCTATGGCCACCGTGAAAAGGGCAATTGCGGCGACATCGAACTGATGGTGCCGCCCGCGCCGGGCACCGCCGGGCAGATCCGCGATGCGGTGAATGCCATGCGCTTTCTGGGCAAGACCCCGCTGTCCGATGCCGTGCGGCAGGCCGCCGAAGCACTGCGCTCCGGTGAAGAGGCGGCCACAGTGGTGCTGGTGACCGACGGGTTGGAGACCTGCGCCGCCGATCCCTGCGCCCTCGGGCAAGAGCTGGAAGCCGCAGGTCTGAACTTCACCGCGCATGTCATCGGCTTTGGCCTGTCAGAGGCCGAGGGCGCGCAGGTGTCCTGTCTGGCCGACACCACGGGCGGGCGGTATTTCGAGGCAGCCAATGCCAATGATCTGGCCGAAGCCCTGCGCGCAACGGTGACTGCGCCCCCCTCGCCGCCCGTGCCGCCCAAACCGCGCCGGTATTTCCCCGGTGCGCCGATGATGGCGGCCATCGCATTGGCCCCGACCGGCGGCACAACCGGCGCGCCCGCAGGCATGCCAGCCGCCTTCGCCTTTCCCCCAGATGGAACCGCAGAGCAGTGCAATGCCCTCTGCGCGGGCGACGCCCTCTGCGCCGCCTGGCGTTATGATCCCGGTGCCACGGCACAATGCACCGGCTTTGGTGCATCGACCGAAATGGATTACACCACGCAGGGGCTGGGCGACGGCTGGGCCTCGGGCATCAAGGACGGGGTGCTGATGCTGGTGCGGCCCTATGTGCCGCAGGAACCCTTGCCCGAAGCCACGCTGGACGCACCCGAAACCGCGCCGATCGGCCAATCCGTCGCCGTCGGCTGGACCGGACCGGCAGCAGAGCTGGACACAATCGAGATCGGGCTTCCCGGTGACGGCGAACGCTGGACCTGGGCCTATGTGGCGAATGGCAACCCGGTCAGCCTGTTGATGCCGGGCGAGCCGGGTAACTATGAGCTGCGCTACAGGTTCCGCGACCATACGGTGATAGCCACACGCGCCATCGTGGCCACAGACGCGCCGGTGACGATGACGGCCCCGGCGCAGGTGCGGGCAGGCAGCGAGATGTCCATCACATGGATCGGGCCGAACGCCCCGCAGGACAATATCCAGATCGCCGAGGCGGGCAGCGACAGCTATATCTCCTATGCCTATGTCAACGCAGGCAATCCGCTGACGATGACGGCCCCGGATACGCCCGGGCAATATGAGCTGCGCTACAAACTGTCGGATACCGAGGTGATCGCCACCCGCCCGC
- a CDS encoding AraC family transcriptional regulator has product MSHFILRTADFDQRHRVAEFESMAATVCKLVIEPGDTAYASSTSIAVLPGAVIADTVHSACKTRRTALLAAETGDNILLHVPLTGGFTIRQERGAEVTCQPGQIYLDPSEVPGLAQFTPESSHVLYVCIPRAALLAADPGFNPALRQITQTTPQWRLLIAYARSLHAEAGDLPPDQLQLCAVHLQDLLILALGAEREAAQIAQGRGARAARLKAIKADIEAHLTQAELTAGWISSRHGISDRYLRSLFAQDGTSFSDYVAGRRLMRVHRQLTDPRHAGHSISQIALDAGFGDISWFNARFRAAFGTTPSEVRAGGLCR; this is encoded by the coding sequence ATGAGCCATTTCATTCTGCGCACGGCAGATTTCGACCAACGCCACCGCGTTGCGGAATTTGAAAGCATGGCCGCCACCGTCTGCAAGCTGGTGATTGAACCGGGCGATACGGCCTATGCCTCCTCGACCTCGATTGCCGTGCTGCCGGGGGCGGTGATCGCCGACACGGTGCATTCCGCCTGCAAGACCCGGCGCACCGCGCTGCTGGCGGCCGAGACCGGCGACAATATCCTGCTGCATGTGCCGCTGACGGGCGGGTTCACAATCCGGCAGGAGCGCGGGGCCGAAGTCACCTGCCAGCCCGGCCAGATCTATCTGGACCCCAGCGAAGTGCCGGGGTTGGCGCAATTCACCCCCGAAAGCAGCCACGTGCTGTATGTTTGCATCCCGCGCGCGGCGCTGCTGGCGGCCGATCCGGGCTTCAACCCCGCCCTGCGGCAGATCACCCAGACCACGCCGCAATGGCGGTTGCTGATCGCCTATGCGCGGTCGCTGCATGCCGAAGCGGGGGATCTGCCGCCTGATCAGTTGCAACTCTGCGCCGTGCATCTACAGGATCTGCTGATCCTGGCCCTGGGGGCCGAGCGTGAGGCGGCGCAGATCGCACAGGGGCGTGGCGCAAGGGCGGCCCGGCTGAAGGCAATCAAGGCCGATATCGAGGCCCATCTGACGCAAGCGGAGCTGACTGCGGGTTGGATCTCGTCCCGGCACGGCATTTCCGACCGCTATCTTCGCAGCCTCTTCGCACAGGATGGCACCTCATTTTCCGACTATGTGGCGGGGCGGCGGCTGATGAGGGTGCATCGGCAACTGACCGATCCGCGCCATGCCGGGCACTCCATCAGCCAGATCGCTCTGGATGCGGGCTTTGGTGACATTTCCTGGTTCAACGCCCGGTTCCGCGCCGCCTTTGGCACAACGCCGTCCGAGGTGCGGGCCGGCGGTCTGTGCCGCTGA
- a CDS encoding SH3 domain-containing protein has translation MRKVIFAVLAAAVVGTLGAAAPATAGPGRYYEVTGVDEDDMLKMRAGPGIGYRVIVGLPNGTLLRVYSCEQSGGTRWCKVALKQARGLEGYVSWAYLREN, from the coding sequence ATGCGCAAAGTCATCTTTGCCGTATTGGCCGCAGCTGTGGTCGGCACCCTCGGCGCTGCTGCCCCCGCAACGGCGGGACCGGGCCGGTATTACGAGGTCACGGGGGTCGATGAGGACGACATGCTGAAGATGCGCGCCGGGCCGGGCATCGGCTACCGCGTCATTGTCGGGCTGCCCAACGGCACGCTCTTGCGGGTCTATAGCTGTGAACAATCCGGTGGCACGCGCTGGTGCAAGGTCGCGCTGAAACAGGCACGCGGGCTGGAAGGCTATGTGTCCTGGGCCTATCTGCGCGAAAACTGA
- a CDS encoding transketolase, with the protein MSDATPATFHLKTVEQRLLWLSHWMIHNANHLRPKADGIKVGGHQASSASMVSILTALYFSALRPQDRVAVKPHAGPVFHAMHYLMGTLPREKLENFRGYGGVQSYPSRTKDVDDVDFSTGSVGLGVAITSFASLIQDYIAAKPWAQTPGMGRMIALMGDAELDEGNIYECLQEGWKHDLRNVWWIIDYNRQSLDGIVREGLWSRIEQIFTAFGWEVVRVKYGALQRAAFAEPGGDKLRDWIDACPNETYAALTFQGGAVWRARLMEALGDQGDVTRLIEARSDPELAALMENLGGNCVDTMAQAFAAITHDRPTCFLAYTIKGWATPIAGHKDNHSGLMTKAQMASWQAHMGIAEGQEWEPMAGVADPGAFRSFLASVTFFAAGPRSHSDSRLPVPPVMITADREISTQQAFGKILDDLARGSSALADRIVTTSPDVTGTTGLGPWVNRRKLFARHARQDEFRAQNIPSTAKWDFAPEGQHIELGIAEMNLFLLLAAAGLSHALFGKRLIPVGTVYDPFICRGLDALNYACYQDARFIIVGTPSGVTLAPEGGAHQSIGTPLIGMSQDGLAAFEPAFADELAVILEWAFDYLQREGEGDPDERTWLRDETGGSVYLRLSTNPIDQPGKRQDDAFRQGAIDGAYWLRPPGPNCEVVIAYQGAVAPEAIRAAGLLAEARRDVGVLAVTSADRLNAGWTAAQRARARGNRAASSHIERLLAEIPRDAHLVTLLDGHPATLSWLGAVAGHRTIPLGVEHFGQTGTIGDLYRHFGIDARAIVDKVNGLTSGRPGWTAPQP; encoded by the coding sequence ATGTCGGACGCCACGCCCGCAACCTTCCATCTCAAGACGGTCGAGCAGCGCCTGCTCTGGCTGTCGCATTGGATGATCCACAACGCCAACCACCTCCGCCCCAAGGCGGATGGCATCAAGGTTGGCGGGCATCAGGCCAGCTCGGCCTCGATGGTCTCGATCCTGACGGCGCTGTATTTCTCGGCGCTGCGCCCGCAGGACCGGGTGGCAGTGAAGCCTCATGCCGGGCCGGTGTTTCACGCGATGCACTATCTGATGGGCACGCTGCCCCGCGAAAAGCTGGAGAATTTCCGGGGCTACGGCGGGGTGCAAAGCTATCCCTCGCGCACGAAGGACGTGGATGATGTGGATTTTTCCACAGGCTCCGTGGGGCTGGGCGTCGCCATCACCTCGTTCGCATCGCTGATCCAGGATTACATCGCCGCAAAACCCTGGGCGCAAACGCCGGGCATGGGGCGGATGATTGCCCTGATGGGCGATGCCGAACTGGATGAGGGCAATATCTATGAATGTCTTCAGGAAGGCTGGAAGCACGATCTGCGCAATGTCTGGTGGATCATTGATTACAACCGTCAGTCGCTGGACGGCATCGTGCGCGAGGGGTTGTGGTCACGGATCGAGCAGATCTTTACCGCCTTCGGCTGGGAGGTCGTCCGGGTGAAATATGGGGCGCTGCAACGCGCCGCCTTTGCAGAGCCGGGCGGCGACAAGCTGCGTGACTGGATCGACGCCTGCCCGAACGAGACCTATGCCGCCCTCACCTTTCAGGGCGGAGCGGTCTGGCGCGCGCGGCTGATGGAGGCCCTGGGCGATCAGGGGGATGTGACGCGGCTGATCGAGGCGCGCTCGGACCCGGAGCTGGCGGCGCTGATGGAAAACCTTGGCGGCAACTGCGTCGACACCATGGCGCAGGCCTTCGCCGCGATCACCCATGACCGCCCGACCTGCTTTCTCGCCTATACGATCAAAGGCTGGGCCACGCCGATTGCCGGACACAAGGACAACCATAGCGGCCTGATGACCAAGGCGCAGATGGCCAGCTGGCAGGCGCATATGGGCATTGCCGAAGGGCAGGAATGGGAGCCGATGGCCGGGGTGGCCGATCCCGGTGCCTTCCGCAGCTTTCTGGCGTCGGTGACGTTCTTTGCCGCAGGCCCGCGCAGCCACAGCGACAGCCGCCTGCCCGTGCCCCCTGTCATGATCACCGCTGACCGCGAAATCTCGACCCAGCAGGCCTTTGGCAAGATACTGGACGATCTGGCCCGTGGCAGCAGCGCGCTGGCAGACCGCATCGTCACCACCTCGCCGGATGTGACGGGCACCACCGGCCTCGGGCCCTGGGTGAACCGCCGCAAGCTTTTTGCCCGCCATGCCCGGCAGGATGAATTCCGGGCGCAGAACATCCCGTCCACCGCCAAATGGGATTTCGCGCCCGAAGGCCAGCATATCGAGCTGGGCATTGCCGAGATGAACCTGTTCCTGCTGCTTGCCGCCGCCGGGCTGTCACATGCGCTGTTCGGCAAGCGACTGATTCCGGTGGGCACCGTCTATGATCCCTTCATTTGCCGGGGTCTCGATGCGCTCAACTATGCCTGCTATCAGGATGCGCGATTCATCATCGTCGGCACACCGTCGGGCGTGACGCTGGCACCAGAGGGCGGGGCGCATCAATCCATCGGCACGCCGCTGATCGGCATGTCGCAGGATGGCCTCGCCGCATTTGAACCCGCTTTCGCCGACGAGTTGGCGGTGATCCTGGAATGGGCATTTGATTATCTGCAACGCGAGGGCGAAGGCGACCCGGACGAACGCACCTGGCTGCGCGATGAGACAGGCGGCTCTGTCTATCTGCGGCTCAGCACCAACCCGATCGACCAGCCCGGCAAACGCCAGGATGACGCCTTCCGCCAGGGGGCCATCGACGGTGCCTATTGGCTGCGCCCGCCTGGCCCCAATTGCGAGGTGGTGATCGCCTATCAAGGGGCCGTCGCGCCGGAGGCCATACGCGCGGCGGGCCTTCTGGCCGAGGCGCGGCGCGATGTGGGGGTTCTGGCGGTGACATCCGCCGACCGCCTCAATGCCGGCTGGACGGCGGCACAGCGCGCCCGGGCGCGCGGCAACCGTGCGGCATCATCGCATATCGAGCGGCTGCTGGCAGAGATTCCGCGCGACGCCCATCTGGTCACGCTGCTGGATGGCCATCCGGCAACCCTGTCTTGGCTGGGGGCCGTGGCAGGGCACCGGACGATCCCGCTTGGGGTTGAACATTTTGGGCAGACCGGCACGATTGGCGATCTGTACCGGCATTTCGGCATTGATGCCCGCGCCATTGTCGACAAGGTCAATGGCCTGACCTCCGGGCGGCCCGGCTGGACCGCGCCCCAGCCTTAG
- a CDS encoding Lrp/AsnC family transcriptional regulator gives MPDKPAKLDDASLRILDALQQNAELSNAELAEAVHLSASPCWRRVAEMREQGIIRGSVILADPVKLGLLVNVFVHVTLVQQDKASLKAFTDAIEGRPEVMECYLMTGEADFMLRVVVEDLLRYQELVLDCLTQIPGVANIRSSFALDQVKYTTALPTAHLKGRG, from the coding sequence ATGCCGGACAAGCCTGCAAAGCTGGATGATGCGAGTCTGCGAATCCTCGATGCGCTTCAACAGAATGCCGAACTCAGCAATGCCGAGTTGGCCGAGGCTGTGCATCTGTCAGCCTCGCCGTGCTGGCGGCGCGTGGCCGAAATGCGTGAGCAGGGCATCATTCGCGGTTCGGTCATCCTTGCCGATCCGGTCAAGCTGGGTCTGTTGGTGAATGTCTTTGTGCATGTGACGCTGGTGCAGCAGGACAAGGCTTCGTTGAAGGCCTTCACCGATGCCATCGAAGGGCGGCCCGAGGTGATGGAATGTTACCTGATGACGGGCGAGGCCGATTTCATGCTGCGCGTCGTGGTGGAGGATCTGCTGCGCTATCAGGAGCTTGTTCTGGACTGCCTGACGCAGATCCCCGGTGTGGCCAATATCCGCTCCAGCTTTGCGCTGGATCAGGTGAAATACACCACGGCCTTGCCCACGGCGCATTTGAAGGGCCGGGGCTGA
- a CDS encoding extracellular catalytic domain type 1 short-chain-length polyhydroxyalkanoate depolymerase translates to MTRSFAAALRRANRLMRPAKLGKTGRSIQKTMTGLMVKSAMAALTPKPAKTPKAAVPKAGRSLGVVLKQLRAAQSLMPGAAGQTVAPRIPKGAQYLARVHRSAAGSRSYKLYLPASQPKRPKGLILMLHGCNQTPDDFALGTHMNAMAEKHGLAIAYPAQGRPDNPVSCWNWFKPGNQGRGAGEPAILASLTRKLMKDLGLSRDAVFVAGLSAGGAMAAILADVYPDVFSAAGIHSGLARGAARDARSAVAAMRRGGAPEGGAVPPVIPRARPVRRIVFQGDADSTVHPSNAAMIVAAAVGPDATPGKISKRSVRGRGYARRDFAGPDGGVLLELWMLEGAGHAWSGGRAAGSYTDSKGPDATAQMIRFFLQKPA, encoded by the coding sequence ATGACACGCTCCTTCGCGGCCGCCCTGCGCCGGGCAAACCGGCTGATGCGCCCGGCCAAACTGGGCAAGACCGGCCGTTCCATCCAGAAAACCATGACGGGGCTGATGGTCAAATCCGCCATGGCCGCGCTGACGCCAAAGCCTGCCAAAACGCCCAAAGCCGCAGTGCCCAAGGCGGGCCGCTCGCTTGGCGTGGTGCTGAAACAGTTGCGCGCGGCGCAATCGCTGATGCCCGGAGCGGCGGGACAGACGGTGGCCCCCCGGATCCCGAAGGGCGCGCAATATCTGGCCCGGGTGCATCGCAGCGCCGCAGGGTCGCGCAGTTACAAGCTCTATCTGCCCGCCAGCCAGCCGAAACGGCCCAAGGGCCTGATCCTGATGCTGCATGGCTGCAACCAGACGCCGGATGATTTTGCGCTTGGCACGCATATGAATGCGATGGCCGAGAAACATGGCCTCGCCATCGCCTATCCGGCCCAAGGCCGCCCCGACAATCCGGTGTCCTGCTGGAACTGGTTCAAACCGGGCAATCAGGGGCGCGGCGCGGGCGAGCCTGCAATTCTGGCCTCGCTGACCCGCAAGCTGATGAAGGATCTTGGGCTGAGCCGCGATGCCGTGTTTGTGGCCGGGCTGTCGGCGGGCGGGGCGATGGCGGCCATTCTGGCCGATGTCTACCCGGATGTCTTTTCTGCGGCGGGCATACATTCCGGCCTTGCGCGCGGGGCGGCGCGGGATGCGCGCTCGGCTGTGGCGGCGATGCGGCGGGGCGGCGCGCCTGAGGGGGGGGCAGTGCCACCTGTCATCCCCCGGGCGCGCCCGGTGCGGCGGATCGTCTTTCAGGGCGATGCCGACAGCACGGTTCACCCGTCCAACGCGGCGATGATCGTCGCGGCGGCGGTGGGGCCTGACGCGACACCCGGCAAGATCAGCAAACGATCGGTGCGTGGGCGCGGGTATGCGCGACGCGATTTCGCGGGGCCGGACGGTGGTGTGCTGCTGGAACTTTGGATGCTTGAAGGCGCCGGGCATGCGTGGTCGGGTGGCCGGGCAGCGGGATCCTATACCGACAGCAAAGGCCCCGATGCCACGGCGCAGATGATCCGGTTCTTTCTGCAAAAACCGGCCTGA
- a CDS encoding TRAP transporter substrate-binding protein: MTHIFTLRNRLSAGLVALSALALSAGIASAETTIRIGHVLADTHSWHVAAQGFAADVAEKTEGRVKIEIFAGGQLGNEKDMIEGLQFGAVQGGVIGGGSFQSIEPKMGIIEMPYAWASREQAFAALDGDLGAHLAGLLDGKGVKLLAWWENGYRNVTNSKRPITTPTDLAGLKIRVTPDKVRLATFEALGAQPAPLAFGELYSALQQGVFDAQENPLAIIHSSSFFEVQKYVSMTNHVWGSAALVVSSITWNSLSPEDQAVVQAAAMAWGEKQRQMVADSDAEMVEKLKAAGMAFNEVDRDAFVAAVQPIWESEAATFGPELMGLMESARK; this comes from the coding sequence ATGACCCATATTTTCACATTGCGGAACCGGCTGTCTGCGGGGCTTGTCGCGCTTTCGGCGCTGGCGCTCTCCGCCGGGATTGCGTCGGCGGAAACCACCATCCGCATCGGTCACGTGTTGGCAGATACCCACAGCTGGCATGTGGCCGCGCAAGGCTTTGCGGCGGATGTGGCCGAAAAGACCGAAGGCCGCGTGAAGATCGAGATCTTCGCGGGCGGTCAGCTTGGCAATGAAAAGGACATGATCGAGGGCTTGCAATTCGGGGCCGTGCAGGGTGGCGTGATCGGCGGTGGGTCGTTCCAGTCGATCGAACCCAAGATGGGCATCATCGAAATGCCCTATGCCTGGGCCAGCCGCGAACAGGCCTTTGCCGCGCTGGACGGCGATCTGGGCGCGCATCTGGCCGGGCTGCTGGATGGCAAGGGTGTCAAGCTGCTGGCCTGGTGGGAAAACGGCTATCGCAATGTCACCAACAGCAAACGCCCGATCACGACACCCACCGATCTGGCTGGCCTGAAAATCCGCGTCACGCCCGATAAGGTGCGTCTGGCCACCTTCGAGGCGCTTGGTGCGCAGCCCGCACCGCTGGCCTTTGGCGAGCTGTATTCGGCGCTGCAACAAGGCGTGTTCGACGCACAGGAAAACCCGCTGGCGATCATCCATTCCTCCTCGTTCTTCGAGGTGCAGAAATATGTGTCGATGACGAACCACGTCTGGGGCTCTGCCGCGCTGGTCGTCTCGTCGATCACCTGGAACAGCCTGTCACCCGAAGATCAGGCCGTGGTGCAGGCCGCCGCAATGGCCTGGGGCGAAAAGCAGCGCCAGATGGTTGCCGATTCCGACGCCGAAATGGTGGAAAAGCTGAAAGCGGCAGGCATGGCGTTCAACGAGGTCGACCGCGATGCCTTTGTGGCCGCCGTGCAGCCGATCTGGGAATCTGAAGCTGCCACCTTCGGGCCGGAGCTGATGGGCCTGATGGAAAGCGCGCGGAAATGA
- a CDS encoding cupin domain-containing protein, translating into MSARLPEVKQVASVSPVQLYDFSQKILFSPKERGEGFIKLTVTTGKKGARSTPHAHPRDEVTLTLKGQAVLRAGGQEFHMTEGTALRLPPGVVHEVEVLSDEWVVVAAYCDECMLCRGPDGGLTG; encoded by the coding sequence ATGAGCGCGCGCCTGCCAGAGGTGAAGCAGGTTGCATCGGTCTCCCCGGTGCAGCTTTACGACTTCAGCCAGAAAATCCTGTTCTCGCCCAAAGAGCGCGGCGAGGGTTTCATCAAGCTGACGGTCACCACCGGCAAGAAGGGCGCGCGCAGCACGCCGCATGCCCATCCGCGGGATGAAGTGACCCTGACGCTGAAAGGGCAGGCCGTGCTGCGGGCAGGCGGGCAAGAGTTCCACATGACCGAAGGCACCGCCCTGCGCCTGCCGCCTGGCGTGGTGCATGAGGTCGAGGTGCTGTCCGACGAATGGGTGGTGGTGGCCGCCTATTGCGACGAATGTATGCTGTGCCGTGGCCCCGACGGAGGATTGACCGGATGA
- a CDS encoding TRAP transporter small permease, protein MSGAPVSAAERLDRIVRNIGAIGVLALAVIVVYVVLSRYALSQTPRWSEELPRLILVWVTFFGVISAFIRGSHFRAGLTDLILSPGPLRRAVFGLAALSGVAFLIVLLVTGVKITGFTWHHETTAMSLPGGLFYLCLPISAVLSLLGLALGGWRK, encoded by the coding sequence ATGAGCGGCGCACCTGTTTCTGCGGCAGAGCGGCTGGACCGGATCGTGCGCAACATCGGCGCCATCGGCGTGTTGGCCCTTGCCGTCATCGTGGTCTACGTCGTGCTGTCGCGTTATGCGCTGTCGCAGACCCCGCGCTGGTCGGAAGAATTGCCCCGGCTGATCCTCGTCTGGGTCACCTTTTTCGGGGTGATTTCGGCCTTCATCCGCGGCAGCCATTTTCGGGCGGGTTTGACAGACCTGATCCTGTCGCCCGGCCCGCTGCGCCGGGCGGTGTTTGGCCTGGCCGCGCTCAGCGGTGTTGCCTTTCTGATCGTGCTGCTGGTGACGGGGGTGAAGATCACCGGCTTCACCTGGCACCATGAAACCACGGCGATGAGCCTGCCGGGCGGGCTGTTCTATCTGTGCCTGCCGATCAGCGCGGTTCTGTCGTTGCTGGGTCTTGCCCTCGGAGGATGGCGCAAATGA
- a CDS encoding TRAP transporter large permease — translation MSLALFILLAVFVFLVLIDAPIAVALGLAAAVYLLIADLAPLMIVAQRMVAGIDSFTLLAIPLFLLAGTLMVQGGLAPRIIALCAAIVGRGTGGLAIVMIAACMLFGSLSGSGVADVVAIGSMMLPAMKDRGYHPGFSSAALGCAGSLGTVIPPSIVLIVYGTATNTSIGQLFVGAIIPGLLLGFGLMVVAWWISRKNGWKGGEPFSWPVLGRAFIDAIPALIAPMIIVGGIRFGIFTPTEAAGAGVAYALLTGALLYRKLTLRGMMDLLRDTSEMTGSILFVIATASVFGWILAAEQVPQMAVNGILGLTDSATLALLLIMVVVLVLGTFMESLAIILILAPVFMPVLTAYDINPVYFGILLTINLAIGANTPPLGIDLMAACRTAGIPMSASFRYLLPFIGVMTLVMVLLVLFPQVITTVIGAS, via the coding sequence ATGAGCCTTGCCCTTTTCATTCTGCTGGCGGTCTTCGTCTTTCTGGTGCTGATCGACGCGCCCATTGCGGTGGCGCTTGGCCTTGCGGCGGCGGTCTATCTGCTGATCGCTGATCTGGCACCGCTGATGATCGTGGCGCAGCGCATGGTGGCGGGCATCGACAGCTTCACGCTGCTGGCCATTCCGCTGTTCCTGCTGGCGGGTACATTGATGGTGCAGGGCGGGCTTGCCCCGCGCATCATCGCATTGTGCGCCGCCATTGTCGGGCGTGGCACCGGCGGTCTGGCCATCGTGATGATCGCCGCCTGCATGTTGTTCGGGTCGCTGTCCGGATCGGGCGTGGCGGATGTGGTGGCCATCGGGTCGATGATGCTGCCCGCGATGAAGGACCGTGGCTATCACCCCGGCTTTTCCTCGGCGGCACTTGGCTGCGCCGGGTCGCTGGGCACGGTGATCCCGCCCTCCATCGTGCTGATCGTCTATGGCACCGCCACCAATACCTCGATCGGGCAGCTGTTCGTCGGGGCGATCATACCGGGGCTGCTGCTGGGCTTTGGCCTGATGGTTGTGGCCTGGTGGATCTCGCGCAAGAATGGCTGGAAGGGGGGCGAGCCCTTCTCGTGGCCGGTGCTGGGCCGGGCCTTCATCGACGCCATTCCGGCGCTGATCGCACCGATGATCATCGTGGGCGGCATCCGCTTTGGCATTTTTACCCCGACCGAAGCGGCGGGGGCGGGGGTCGCCTATGCGCTGCTGACCGGCGCGCTGCTCTATCGCAAGCTGACGCTGCGCGGCATGATGGATCTGCTGCGTGACACCAGCGAGATGACCGGCTCCATCCTGTTCGTCATTGCCACAGCCTCGGTCTTTGGCTGGATTCTGGCGGCGGAACAGGTGCCGCAAATGGCGGTGAACGGCATCCTTGGCCTGACCGACAGCGCGACACTGGCGCTCCTGCTGATCATGGTCGTCGTGCTGGTGCTGGGCACCTTCATGGAATCGCTGGCGATCATCCTGATCCTTGCGCCGGTCTTCATGCCGGTGCTGACGGCCTATGACATCAACCCGGTCTATTTCGGCATCCTGCTGACCATCAATCTTGCCATCGGGGCCAATACGCCCCCCTTGGGCATCGACCTGATGGCCGCCTGCCGCACGGCGGGGATCCCGATGTCGGCCTCGTTCCGTTACCTGCTGCCCTTCATCGGCGTCATGACCCTTGTCATGGTCCTGCTGGTGCTGTTCCCGCAGGTCATCACCACAGTCATCGGCGCGTCCTGA